Part of the Armatimonadota bacterium genome is shown below.
CTCCCGGGTTCGACGGTGGAGCAGGTCGCTACGGGCATGCGCTTCACCGAGGGCCCGGTCTGGGTTCCGGCGGAAGGCTGCCTGCTATTCAGTGACATTCCAGCCAACCGGATCATGCGCTGGACGCCCGGACAAGGGGCTTGTGTCTGGCGTGAGCCCTCGCAGAATGCCAACGGCAACACCCTGGACCTTCAGGACCGCCTGCTCACCTGCGAGCACGGATCACGCAGACTCACCCGCACTGAGCCCGACGGGACGATCACCGTACTGGCGTCCACTTACGCGGGCAAGAAGCTGAACTCGCCAAACGATGCGGTAGTCAAGTCGGACGGGACCATCTGGTTCACCGACCCTCCCTACGGTATCCAGAAGGAACAGGTCGAGCAGGAGCACAACTACGTCTTTCGCCTGGACCCCGGGGCGACCGAACCCGTACCTGTGGCGTCGGACTTCGGCATGCCCAACGGCTTGTGTTTCTCGCCGGATGAGAGGGTGCTGTACATCGCGGATTCATCGGACCGCCACCACATCCGCAGGTTCACCGTGAACGCGGACAACACATTGAGCGGTGGCGAGGTGTTTGCAGTCATCGATCCGGGCGTCCCGGACGGAATGCGTTGTGATGAGGAGGGACGTTTGTACAGCACGGCGGGCGATGGTGTCCACGTTTTCTCGCCCTCCGGGGAGCTTGTGGGCAAGATCTTGACGCCAGAATCCGCCGCGAACTGCGCTTTCGGCGGTGCCAACGGCGACACGCTGTTCATCACCGCCCGCACCAGCCTCTATTCGGTGCGTCTGGCAACGCGAGGCGCGAAACCACCCAAGGTGGCGGAACCGTAATGGGCGCGGATTGCGATATGAAAGGGCCTGAGACCATGGCGAACCCGGGTGTGGCCTGTTTGCAGACATTGACCAGGTGGGCAGGAGGCTTGATTATCCTGCTGGCGCTAAGCTCCCATATCTGTGCAGACACTGCCATCTGGACCGGCCAAGGCGTACCCCAGCCCCAGCCTGTCACCGGCGACGTGACCCTCGGTGTCTACATCTTCCCGGGGTGGTACCGTGACACCGGGCGCGGCGATTACCCCTACCGCACCCACGACGAAGACAGCGAGTGGCGGCTAGTGGCACGTAAGCCCGCCCCGAGGCCGCTTCTGGGCTTCTACGACGACTCCCTGCCTGAGGTCAACGACTGGCACATAAAGTGGGCGCTGGAGCACGGCATCTCGTTTTTCTGCTTCGACTGGTACTGGAACGCCGGCGAGCATCGACTCCTGCGCACACTCGAGCAGGGCTTCCTCAAAGCAGAGCACTGCAACCTGATGAAGTTCTGCATCCACTGGTGCAATCACGGCCTCGACTGGAAAGACCGCGAGTTCAACCGCCCCAAGGACCTGGACTTCCAGGCACCCGCGCTGGTGGAGATGACCGAGTACCTTGCGGACAACTACTTCTGCCTGCCCAATTACCTCACCGTGGACGGCCGCCCGGTGCTGGTGATCTGGGACACCCGGCGCATCCTGCAGGCGAACGGCGGCCCGGAGGGATTCACAAAGACGCTGGAAGAGATGAACAAGGTCTTGCGCAATCGCGGCATCGGCGACTTGTACCTGGTGGCCATCGGGGACATCGCGGAGGCACAAGCCGCGGGCTTCAGCGCCCGGACAGACTACGGTTGCTACGGCGCGGACTTCGACTCCGAGTTCGAATGGCGCGGCGGGTATTCGATCCCGTACGAAACCATGATGGCCCATCAGGAATCCCGCTGGCGCGCCGTTTCCAGCGCTGACGGCCTTCCTTACATGCTCTCCATCGGCTCCAACTGGGACAGCCGCCCGAGGGCAGGCGACGCGGCTCCGGTGATCACAGGGAAGACCCCCGAAAAGTTCGCTCGGCAGTGCCGCAACGCTCTGCGTTACATCGATCGGCGTACCAACCTGGCGATCATTGAGGCGTGGAATGAGTGGGGTGAGGGGAGCTTCATTGAGCCGGACAAGGAGTTCGGTTTCGGCATGCTTGATGCCGTCCGCTCCACATTCACCAATGCCCCCGCGCAGCATACCGACCTGGTTCCGAGCCCCGAGGCGATTGCCGGCTACAGCGTCCTCAAGGGTCAAGAGTTGGCGGACGCGCGGGCGATAGAGGAGCAAGCATACCCGGATCCGCCGCGCTTTCCACGCAGTGTCAAGTGGGCGATCGATTCGCCCCTGCCGGAAGGCCCCGTTGCCAGGAGCTGGGAGTTCGATGGCGGTTCATCCGAGGGCTGGATGCCCTACCAGGTGGAGCCGTTCACTGTGGCGCAGGGCGTTCTCAAGACAAGGGCCCTGGGCGACGATCCCCAGCTCATCGTGGACAATGTGGGTGTGCCGGTGGACGACCTGGATTGCATTGCCCTGCGGCTCAGGACCGCGAAAGGCGTGTCGGCGTGTGAACTCTTCTGGACCACCACGTCGGAACCCTCTATGACCGCCGACAAGGCCATCGTGTTCAGGCTGGTCCCTGATGGTGAGTGGCACACGTACCAGGTCCGCAAGCAGGTTGATGGCAAGTGGAGCGGGACCTTCAAGATCTTGCGCCTGGACATTGGCGGCGCGGGGGACACGATTGAACTGGACTGGATACGACTCTACCAGCGCGCGGGGTGAAACACTCATGCGCGAAGGCGCGCCGTGGTGGGGCTAACCGAATCGGCCCATGATGTATTGCTCGGTGCGCTCATCAGAGGGGGCTGTGAAGACCTGCCCTGTAGGGCCCTCTTCCACCAGTTCGCCCAGCAGCATGAACACGGCGCGATCCGAGGCGCGCGCCGCCTGCTGCATGTTGTGGGTCACGATGGCGATGGTGTAGGTCTCGCTCAGCGCGCGCATCAGGTCTTCAATGTGCAGCGTCGAGTACGGGTCCAGCGCGGAGCAGGGCTCGTCCAGGAGGATCACTTCGGGCTCCACCGCGAGCAGGCGGGCAATGCAAAGTTGTTGCTGCTCCCCGAGGGACAGCTCCAGTGCGGGGGTGTCCAGCTTGTCCGCTACCTGGTCCCACAGGCCTGCGGCCTTGAGGCTGCGTTCGAGAAGCTCCTCCAGGCGGTCTCGACCCACTATCCCGTGGGCGTAAGGCCCGAACAGCACGTTCTCACGCACTGAGAACGGGAAGGGGTTCGGGCGCTGGAAGACCATCCCGACCCGCTTGCGAAGAGTGACGAGGCTGGTCTCTTTGGCGTAGATGTTCTGGCCGTCCAGTGTGACCTCGCCTTCGACACGCGCGCCCTGCACGAGGTCGTTCATGCGATTGAAGGTGCGCAGCAGGGTGGACTTCCCGCAACCGGACGGGCCGATGATTGCGGTGATGCTGCGGGGTTGGACGTCGAGATTGACGTCCTTCAGCGCGTGGAATGACCCGTAGTAAAGGTTCAGGTTCCGTGCGGACAGCTTTGCCCCGGGGTTGGGCTGCATGGTTAGCCGAACCTCCCCTCGAGGAAGTCCGCCGTCCGGGTGTCGCGAGGCCGGGTGAAGATCTCCGCGGTGGGCTGCCACTCCACCAATTCCCCCATGAGAATGAAGGCCGTGCGGTCCGTGGCGCGCGAGGCCTGCTGCACATTGTGGCTGACAAGGATGATAGTGTACCGCTCTTTGAGCGACTGCAAGGCCTGCTCGATCTTCAGCGTGGAGATGGGGTCCAGACCCGAGCAGGGCTCATCCAGCATGACAATCTCCGGGTGCGGGGCGAGAGCGCGCGCGATACACAGGCGCTGCTGCTGGCCACCCGACAGCCGCAGAGCGGAGTCACCAAGTCGGTCCTTGACCTCGTCCCACAGGATGGCATCACGCAGGGCCTGTTCGGCACGATCCTCCAGGAGCTGACGATCCCTGACACCTGCGATGCGCAGGCCGAAGATCACATTCTCGAAGATCGTCTTGGGGAGGGGTGTCGGCAGGGCGAACACCACTCCGATGCGCCTGCGCAGCTCGTTGACATCCACTTCGGGCGCGTGGATATCCCGACCGTCCAGGAGGATGCGTCCATCATGGCGGCAACTGGGAACCCGATCGTTCAGGCGGTTGATCATACGCAGCAATGTGGTCTTCCCACTGCCGCTGGGGCCAGTGATGCCGAGAATCTCATTGGCGTATATCGGCAGGCTCACTGACTTGAGTGCCGGGGTATCGCCGTAAGAAACCGACAGGTTATCAATGGCGATCTTGGGATCGTATAGACCTGAGGTCTCGGCAGATGGCATGGGGTTGGCCGTGTCTGTTCCTTTCACGTGACTTTCGCCCGGAAGCGAACCATGATCATGTTGGCGATGGTGTTTACCAGCAGAATTACGATAATCAGGACTGCCGCGGTACCGTAAGCATGCGGCATAGACAGCCCCTCGCGGGCCAGGATGTAGAAATGGACGGCCATGGTGCGGGTGGGGCTGAAAATGGACAAGGGCAGGCGAAGCGCCGTCCCGGCGGTGAAGATGACGGCAGCAGTCTCGCCGACGCAGCGCCCGATGCTCAGCACCACACCGGTCATGATGCCCGGCAGGGCAACGGGGAGCACCACCCGGGTCACCGTCTGCCATGCAGTGGCTCCGGCCGCGAAGGACACTTCGCGATACGACGCCGGAACCGCCCGAATCGCTTCCTCGGCGGTGCGGATGATGGTGGGCAGGACCATGATCGCCAAAGTCAGGCCACCGGACAGAACCGACCAGCCCATCTTCAGGTGGATCACGAAAAAGATGAACCCGAACAGGCCGAAAATGATGGAGGGCACCCCGGCGAGACACTCGACACCGAAGCGGATCACTCTCGCGAGCCGCCCGGCTTGGGTGTATTCGGTCAGGTAGATCGCAGTGCCGACGCCCAGTGGCGTAGCCATGAGCAGAGCAACCATTGTCAGCAGAACCGTTCCGACGATGGTGGGGAATATCCCGCCTGCCCGGCCCATGCGCTCCGGGGATTCCAGCAGGAAGCCTGGGCTGAGCATCGGCAGGCCTTTGGCCAGAACGAGCACGATGATCCCCGCCAGGACGCCAAGGGCCAGTCCGGCGCAGGCCCACAGGCCAACGACCGCCAGTCGGTGCGTTGTTTCCGGGTTTAGACGCAGACGCGCAGTGTGTCTGTCACTCGCGGCCATCAGCGCTCACCCCGCCTTCCCGCACGCAGGCTGGCGAGGGTGTTCAGGATCATGATGAAGATGAAAAGAACCACGCCTGTGGCGAACAACGCCTCGCGATGCTCTCCTGCAGCGTAGGCCATCTCGAGCGCGATATTGCTGGTTAGGGTTCGGGCAGGGTCCAGTGGGCTTACAGGCAGCTTAGCCGCGTTACCCACCACCATGATTACCGCCATCGTCTCGCCGATTGCGCGGCCCATGCCAAGCACCAGAGCCGCTGTGATCCCGCCTCGGGCAGCCGGAAGAACCACGCGGCTGATTGCCTGCCACTGGGTGAGCCCCAGGGCGAGGGCCCCTTCGCGGTATGAGTTGGGGACGGCCTCGAGCGCATCCTGGGAGATGCTGATCACGGTGGGCAGGACCATGACACCGAGGATCACCGTGGCCGTCAGCACGGACAGGCCCGGCCCCCCCAGAGTCTCGCGGATCAGGGGCACCAGGACGATGATTCCCACGAATCCGTAGACAACCGAAGGAATGCCGGCGAGCAGTTGGATTGCGGGGCGCATGAGGTCGGCAACCCGTCGTGGCGCGATTTCCACCAGGAACACGGCGCAGGCCACGCCCAAAGGCCCGGCAATGATCAGCGAGCCGATGGTGACCCAGATTGACCCGAGGATCATCGGGAATATACCGAAGTGGCCCTTCGTAGGGGCCCATGTGTTGCCGAACAGGAAGGAGATCGGGCCTTCGCGCGCGATAATCGGCGTTCCCTCGATGAACACGAAAAGAGCGATGAGCCCCAACATACCCACAGACGACAGTGCCGAGACAAGCAATGCCTTTTCGATGACGAACTCCCGTATCCTCACTGGGCATCGCCTGACTTCACGGGTATGTACCCCTCCTCGGCGATGATTGCCTGGCAGTCGGGGCGACGGACGTAGTCCAGATATGCTTGCGCTTCAGGGGAAGGCGGGCCCTTGGTCAGCAGCAGGAAAGGTCGGCAGAGCCGGTATTTGCCGCTCTCCACTGTCTCGTGCGTGGGTTTGACGCCGTCCAGCGTCACCGCCGTCACTTCGGGGGTGACCATCCCCAGCGATACATAGGCAATGGCGTTCCGGTCATCAGCAACGATGGTGCGGGCCGCTCCAGTTGAGTCCTGGACGATGGCGTCCGCCGCGATCTGGACATCCTCGCCCATGATCATCTCCTCAAAGGCGCTCCGTGTGCCCGAGCCTTCCTCGCGGGTGATGCAGGTGATACGTGCGGCACGACCGCCGATCTCATCCCATCTGCGGATGCGTCCCGAGAAGATTCCACGCGCCTGTTCGGTGGTCATCTCATGCACGGGATTGTCCGGGTGCACGATCAGGGCAATCGCGTCCCTGGCCAAGAGGAAGCGAGTGAGGCCGGTCTCGTCGGGTTTCAGCTCCCGCGAGGACATGCCGATCGCCGCGGCGCCCGATAGGACCGCGCTGATGCCGGCTGAACTCCCGCCGCCCTGGACATTGATCTGGTGTCCCGGATGCTCGGCCATGTACTTGTCGGCCAGCATCTCGGCCACGGGCTGCACCGAGGTGGAGCCGGCAATGGTCAGACCGCCGGCCTGCGGGTTGTGGCAGCCTGCCAGCGCGGAAATGGCCATGCTTATCGCCACCGTGACTCTCAACCCGGTACGGGCCCGACGCATGGCCACCCCAAGTCTACTCCTCATGATCTACTTGCTCCTCCGGCGGTTCCACAGGTCCGGGTTCGGTGGGCAGGACGCCGTGCTCGCGCTTCCACTCCTCGTTTCGCCACGGGCGCAGCGACCCCGTCTCCGCGTAGGCGATGCGCTCGATGATGTTCTTGGTATGGTCGCCGAGACGCTCGAGATACCGCGCCACAAACATCATCTCGCTCGCCTGGTGGATGACCCGCGGCTCCCTCTCCATCCACTCCAGCAACTGGGAGTGGACGCGCTTGTAGATACGGTCAACCTCCTTGTCCCGATCCCGCACGCTCTTGCCAAAAACCACATCGCGGGTCACGTAAGTCTTGAGGGCATCGCGGATCATGCCCTCCACGATGCGGCCCATCTCCGGAATATCCTCGAGAGGTGCGAAATACGGGTCTCCGGCCAGTCTTATGGCGCACTGGGCGATATCCGAAGCGTAGTCGCCGACCCGTTCCAGGTCCGTGGTCGCCTTGAGGACGCTGGCGACTCGACGCAGGTCCGTGGCCACCGGCTGTTGCAACGCCAGCAATCGTATGGCGCTTTGCTCGATCTCGTCGTCGAGTCGATTCGCCACCTCGTCGCGGTCGCGCACATCCCGGGCAAGGTTTTCGTCTTGCCGGACGAGGGCATCCATTGCATCGTGCAGCATGTTGGCCACAAACTCGCCCATGTGCAGGACTGTGCCGTCGAGTTTCTCGAGTTCGACGTCGAAGGTGTGCCTGACCGAATCCATCTTGCACCTCCCGCAGAGCGTCGTTACCCACGCGCGAGAAAGGGGTCCGGCAGCTGAGGGCAGCCGAAAACAGCGCGATAGGCTACGCGCCCGCGCGATCGGGTCGCCATCGGACCGTCCCACTGTCCAGAGCTTCCTGCAGCGTGGTTCAGACACGGCAACGCGCCACATCTCCGCCCGCCGGGACAAGGCGCCTTCCGAAGCATACCGTATCCTGGGTTTTCCCTCAACCGGTGGACGCGCCGTCGGCCGCCGTCGAGCCGTGCTGAAGTCTGACCGCTGTCTGCTGTCTCTTCCATTGCGAGAAGAACCGCACCGAGGCCCGACATGGAAATGGGTCTGCGCCAGCACAGTCTTCCACTGGATGTCTCAGTCGTGCCCAGGTTCACCTGTCGCCACTTCGGTGCATCTTGTCTGTGCGTGGTGCTCGGTCCACGCAGGACGCAGTTCACCGGCCTGGACCGCACGGCGAGAGCGGGGCACATGGATTTCAGGAGCAAGCAGGTTGCAGAGGAGTTCCCAGACCTCAAGCAGCACTGCATATCGATAGGATGCCCCGCACCACGTTGGCACGTAAGGCTACCCGGATCTTGTTCTCGGCCCGTGAAGGGACATTGGTCGGGTGTGTCGCCTGTCCGTCGCCGTTGATCAGCTGCGTTGAATGTAATCTTTAGGCAAAAATGAGCGACAGTTACCCGTCTTTATGGCAGAATACAAGTCACGCCCGTGCGGCACCACGAGTGAGTGGTTTGCTGTGCGGGCGTTCTTTGTATTGGATCATGGGGGGTGCGCGCCCACGGAGGTCGTCACGTCGTGTGCGTCCGTATTTTGATCGTGGACGATGATGATACGATCCGTGCTCTGCTCACCGACGTCCTCTCCCTGCTGGGCCACAAGACCCTCTGTGCGTCGAGTTGCGCGGAAGCCCTCGCCTCCATGGAGGCGCTTCCGCCCGACCTCGTACTGCTCGACCTCAAGTTGCTCGACGGGCCTGGCTGGATCCTATACGAGGAGATGCAGTCTCGTTTCTCGCTGAGGAGCATTCCAGTTATCGTTCTGACTGGAGACATTGAGGCTCTGCCCGCAGGTGCTCTGCCGGAGTCCCCTTTGCTCGCATTTCTCGAAAAGCCGTTCAGCGTCAAGGCTCTCAAGGCAGCTATTGACGAGGTTGTGACCAATAGCCGCATTACAGCTTTCCGAAGAGAGTGTATTTAGACGCTACATTGGCTCAGGGATGGCCGACTGCACCCACAGAACGGCGCTGCGAAAGTCACTCCGGGCGTCGTGGGCTCCGCTTGGGGCAGGGGAAAAAGGGGAGGCGCGGCAGGCGTACCTTTGACCAGAGCGTTGCAGGAACCTGGGTCATACGTGGCTCAAATCGGCAAGTGTGAAGCGCAGTCGTGACGTGCACATGCCCGCCGCCGTAGAGCGCGCCAGAGCCATACCGCGCAGGAGCGAAATCGAAGCAGCGCATAGCGCGACAGGGAATAGGCCCAGGCACCGGGCGATGGAATGTAGGGACCCTCTGCGTACCCATTCATCAGAGGCGAGCCGTCTGACGAAAGCACGTCGAACTGGCCTTCCCGAAGGCGGTTCAGCACTAGTTCCGCCGCCAGAGCGGGAACGTCCAACCCCAGCGTCGGCACGATCCGGTGCCGTCGATCATCGTGGAAATCCGCAGCGGCAAGTCCAACCAGAGAGCGTCCGAGAGCGCGCTGAGCACGGAGCGCGGAGCAAAAGGGAAGACTCGGCACTGGTCCATCGACGTAGTGGTTCCAAATCTCCCAACCGTCATAGTCGGCTCGGATCCCGCCCGCGAGACTCGGATATGCCGTGGCCGCCGGATGAGCCCAGATGGTCATCCCACCCGCCTCGCGCATGGCTGCAGGTTCGAGGACGACCTGTGGAGCCTCCACACGGCAGATGAGTCCCGGCGGTCCCAGCAGCAGAACATGCCGTCCCCGGTGCCCGCACTCTAAGCCGAGCATACACAGGAACTGATCGTCACTCAGGTCCCGGCATATCTGCAGTGCCTCAAGCCTCATGTCCAGCCCCAGCCGCCAAGTATGTTCACACAATATGAGGAAGCTCAGCCCAAGGCCCTGCGCGCGAGCGCGCAGTTCCGCGGGGCTAAGGGCCCCGTCTGAGAGGGTCGAATGGACGTGGAGGATTCCACGGTAATAGGGCATTCAGGGGCCCCGGAAAACCGGTATTGGACGTCAGTTCGGCAGCCGGTAGCTTCGCCGGGCAAGTCATCTCAATGCGGTGTCCGCAGCAAGGAGCACTGGCCGGAGTATGCAGTTTGCCGGCCAACCTGTGCTCACGTTATTCTGCCGAAGCCGAGGTCTCACCTTCATCGCCGTTCTTGATACAAACATTAGGGCAATCGGTGCAATGCTTGAGATTCGTTCTGTAGGGTCTGTGCTACAGTAATTGAAGCCCGTGCGGCACCACGAGCTACCGAATTTGCCGCGCGGGCTTTTTGCTTGCTGTTTGGGCTGCCCGCGGACGGACAACGCGCAAGGGGGCAGTTGTTATGCGAAGCTTCTTGCCGGGTGCAATTCTCACATTCCTACTGGTCGGCAGTATCCAGGCAAGCCCGATCTCGAGTTGGGGCAAATGGACAGGCAACGTCTTCACCCTGGAGAGGGCAAACGTCGAGTGGAAAGCGTCCGAGGACAATACGACGACTGCCGGAGCGGGAAGCGGCGGTGAGTGGTTCGACATTGAGCACCTGTTTGTCGACGTGGTCACTCGAGACAATGAGACCTTCCTCGAGTGGCTCCTGATCACCAGTTACCCGGGCGTGGAGCCGACGTGGACGAATAATGATGGCGAGTGGATCCCCGACTGGTCATGGCGGGGAGAAAATCCAACAGGGACGGATCCCAATCCGGCGGGGACAGTGCGTCCAGGGTTCGGCCGCAACGCACATGAGCGCGACTACGGCCAACCTGCAGGGGGTACGCCCACGACCTGGGCGTATCGACAAAACCCGGTGCTCGCTTTCGACCTGTACGATACGGATGAGACCCCAACGAGCGGACCCATCTACGACTGGGCTCTCGTTCTGGACTCCAGTGAGCAGGAGAACGTCGTGTCTGACTGGCGAGGCACCCCTTACGACATCACGACGACGCCCACTTTGTACCGGGTGCATAATGCGGCGAACTTCGTCGAATGGGTCCCGCCCGACGCCAGCCAGTTCCCCGTGGCCAAGGTGTCCGACCTGAACAGTAGTAACATCGGGCCGGGCGACAAGTGGACACACGGAGCATCAAACAAGACCTTCGCCGCCGACCACATCGAGGCGACCAACGAGCAACTGCAGGCGACCTACTGGCGGATGGACTTCAATTGGTACTGGACCGGGAGCATGCAGCTCACCGACAACGCAGGCAATATAGCTCGCGGCATGCCCATGGAAGCTCCCGATGCCTTCGACCCATCCGGCAGGACCAGTGTGCATTACGCAATGTGGTGCGGGAATGACTTCATCGATGCGAACGCCAACGGGTACAGTGATGAGATCACACCCGAGCTGTCGCCCGGTCTGCTGATGATCCTGGGAGCAGTTCCCGCGGGCGTCATCTTGCGACGGCGACGCCGACAGTGTTGACCGGGCGGCGCTGGAGATGAGACGGGGGTTCTAGGGACCTGACCCACAAGGGCGCTGCTCTTGCACAGAGTAGCGTTCTTTGGCGTTTGCCCGCCATCATCGGAGGTGAAGGAGGGGAAAGGCCATGATACGGAATGGCTGCGATGAACCTCAACCTTGGCGCTTTGGTGGGGTGCTGGCGGATGAGTAGCCGTTCCCTTTATTTCCTGCTTCTCCTTCTGCCTGCGTGCGGGCATCCATCGACGATCACGCTGATGGGTGTTCCTGAATATCAGTGGTTCCATGGCTGTTCGCCGACCGCCGGCGGAATGCTCTTCGGTTACTGGGACTCGAGACCAGGTTACGGCAACCTCTTCGACGGCGATGCATCGGTGTGGTGGGGCAATGATGACGGCAGCTCCGGCACGAAACGAATGGTCGCCAGCCAGGAGTTCATCACCGGCACAACTCATCCCCTGAATTGTATTGCTGACTTCATGGGCACGGACGCTGCAGGCGGCTCGTTCTCTCAGGGCATCTTCGCGGGTCTGAGGCGCTACGCCTATTGGGACGATCCCATGACGTCCACCAATGAGTCATACACTTTCTTTTCGAACCACCACCTGGTCTACAACCAAAACACCATGAGCCCCCAGGATGCCCTGGGCGCTTTCAGCTTTGATCTGCTGATGCGTGAGATTGATGAGGGCAGGCCGATGATTATCAATCTCAGCCTGAACAACGGAAAGGGGCACTCCGTTGTGGCCTACGGCTACCAGGACAATGGACCGGGCGACCAGTGGTTTGCTTGCCGCGACACATGGTTGGACGGCAATTCCGACGGTGTCAAGGGAGTGTCGGCAAAGGTCGAGGACGGCATTGAGTGGTGGAAGTGGCAGGAAGCGCCGGTTGGCAAGGACTTCGGCGAGGCCTACTTCGTGGAGGAGGCCGTATACTTCGGACCACAGAACGATGGGTGGGTGTACGAGATCGAGGATCACCACGCGTTTGGTAGCGCACAGCAGGTCCTGGGCACGACCACCATCTACGGATCCATTGGCGCCAGAAACGAAGAGGACTGGTACGCCTTGTGGATGTCTGCCCATGATATCCTGGCCGCGAGCACTTCAGACGACCTGTTTGGGACCGAAGGTCTCGATTCTTACCTGGAACTGTATGACCCTGCGGGTACCCCCCGGATCGCCCAGGACGATGTCTTCGCAAGCCGCAAGTCGCACTTCTCGTACCGGGCGGATGTCGAGGGCTGGTGGCGGCTTCGCGTGACTGGGGTGTACGGGACTAGCACCGGAGACTACTACCTGAACCTGAATACGTACCAGAATGACATACCCGAGCCGGGGACTTTGGGGCTCTTTGGGCTCGGTCTGATTGCGGTCGGCCTGTACCTGCGCAGAAGACGCGATTGCTGAGACGCTGCCTAATGGTGTTCGCCCGGGGCTGCATCGGGTGGCCTGCGGAGGGATATGGTGGTAGCACCGGGCCGCAGCGTATGC
Proteins encoded:
- a CDS encoding PEP-CTERM sorting domain-containing protein, with amino-acid sequence MSSRSLYFLLLLLPACGHPSTITLMGVPEYQWFHGCSPTAGGMLFGYWDSRPGYGNLFDGDASVWWGNDDGSSGTKRMVASQEFITGTTHPLNCIADFMGTDAAGGSFSQGIFAGLRRYAYWDDPMTSTNESYTFFSNHHLVYNQNTMSPQDALGAFSFDLLMREIDEGRPMIINLSLNNGKGHSVVAYGYQDNGPGDQWFACRDTWLDGNSDGVKGVSAKVEDGIEWWKWQEAPVGKDFGEAYFVEEAVYFGPQNDGWVYEIEDHHAFGSAQQVLGTTTIYGSIGARNEEDWYALWMSAHDILAASTSDDLFGTEGLDSYLELYDPAGTPRIAQDDVFASRKSHFSYRADVEGWWRLRVTGVYGTSTGDYYLNLNTYQNDIPEPGTLGLFGLGLIAVGLYLRRRRDC